One Antennarius striatus isolate MH-2024 chromosome 17, ASM4005453v1, whole genome shotgun sequence genomic window carries:
- the LOC137610868 gene encoding intraflagellar transport protein 43 homolog, whose protein sequence is MDNSFNLGDSGLAKNVAKSGRRARLAADQSSFEDSRYGPPPKPARRQGGWAEESSGSGSAKSRRPAADDLEDRRLRPQTPQGSDDEGDIPVIPDLDEVQEEDLTMQVAAPPSVQVNRVMTYRDLDNDLKHYSAFQTLDGEIDLRLLTKVLAPEQEVKEDDVSWDWDHLFTEVSSELLMEWDQGESEEKAAFPLT, encoded by the exons ATGGACAATAGCTTTAATCTCGGGGATTCTGGACTAGCGAAAAAT GTTGCAAAGTCTGGACGCAGAGCACGCCTTGCAGCCGACCAATCATCATTTGAAGATTCTCGTTAT GGCCCCCCTCCCAAACCAGCCCGGCGGCAGGGTGGCTGGGCAGAGGAGAGCTCCGGGTCCGGCTCTGCCAA ATCAAGAAGACCTGCAGCTGATGACCTGGAAGA CCGCCGCCTGCGACCACAAACACCCCAGGGATCAGATGATGAAGGAG ATATCCCAGTGATTCCAGATCTTGATGAAGTACAGGAAGAAGATCTCACCATGCAAGTTGCAGCTCCACCAAG cgTCCAGGTGAACCGGGTAATGACCTACAGAGATCTGGACAACGACTTGAAGCATTACTCTGCGTTCCAGACCTTA GATGGAGAGATTGACTTGAGGCTCCTCACCAAGGTTCTTGCGCCAGAGCAGGAGGTGAAAGAG GATGATGTGAGCTGGGACTGGGATCATCTGTTTACAGAGGTGTCCTCAGAGCTGCTGATGGAATGGGATCAAGGAGAAAGTGAGGAGAAGGCTGCGTTTCCTCTgacatga